A stretch of DNA from Chanos chanos chromosome 11, fChaCha1.1, whole genome shotgun sequence:
TTATTACCAGTTTATTACATGAACTGGAAGATAGcttcatatatttataaattTGTACAGCTGATTGTGTTGCTTATACAATAAATTACACAAAATGATGAccatacaaacatatttattgCAATGCTgtcactgcatttaaaaaaacatttacaatataaagtaaaataatatcagaatacatgcacatacacaaattgCCAAAACACATCAAAGATCATCAATTTGTTTCAAATGCTCAGTTTTTCAGATCCAATATCCTTTAATTCTTATACACTCTTAATGTCTTTGCAACAATCGTAACAAAGACTTCCAAAGACTTACAGGCACACAGGATCAGGTTTCAAACAGTCAGGTGCATCAAATGCAACATAGGGTAAGCCTAACGGTACttaaactgaccactagagggggggAAGCAAGATGAACTAAGGAAACAGGAGCAGGAAGGAGCAAGGTGTgacacaaagttaaaaaaaaaaaatccattaaaatgatttgtacTAATCTAGCTGATCAGAGATTTGTGgctaaagaagaaaaaaataacattaaaacatcCTAAAGGCGTAACCAAGGTAATCATAATAGACCTCCTCTTCAATTATTCCCCAAGAATACTATCTGAGAGTattaaaaaatcagtttaatgtgtgagagtgcacatgtgtgtttacactTTTAAACGTGCAGTAACAGTTTTTGTCTGACTGACTTGCAGCCCTTGACAGAGAAGATTTTCTCCTCTGGGGGAAAGTAAGGCATGTCCCGGGCCACTCTGTCCGCCAGACCGTCATTGGCTTTGATGTTAAGCGCAGCCATCTGGGCTAAAACGCACTGACGCACGTGTCGGTACTCGAGAGGTAGGAAAGGGATAAAATGGTCAATCAGACGAGCGTCAATCAATGTGGAGTGCCAAAACCGACCTGTGAGGGCattgtatacatacacacacacacacacacacacacaaacacacacacacacacacacaagtataggtacataaatatcaaaattaaagaaatatcaaaatgaaagaaataaacttTTAAGTCACATATATTATTGATCTGTATCccaaaaagaaaagctgatgCAGGAATTTCACCCATGTTTTTTGCTCTAAGGGCAATTAAGAGaacaaaatttgaaaaagtTGTAAGCATGCGTAACCTGCTGCTCTTGGCACTGAAAACGTCTTTGAAGATGTTCGTTTCCATGTCACGACTGTTCATTTGTAGCTGTTCCCTCTCTTCACCATCCCTCCAGGAGTCAAGAACAACCTGGTTAATGACGTTCCCGCCGGCATTGCTTTTATATGGAGAGAAAATATGTTGACAGGTGTATTAATGACTGGGGAAGTGATAGTGTATCCCGAGCAGCTCTCCTGCAACGCAGTGAGTCTCAGAAACATGAACAGGCTCAAACTGGTGCGAGTCAGGGACTTTTTGCTCTTATGTATTCCTTATAAGTTATTCGTACAGCAGAAATTAAGATAACACTTCTAAATAGCATGAAACTATCTACAGTACACTCAACGCGAGAACACAGACACGTGTGAACATATGATACAAGTGACGCTAGGCGTCACGAAATCATAACTGGTCTTACTTGGATTATTCTTAATAccttagaaaaatgaaaatagccTCGCGGTAAGAAACTACAGCAAGTTTAGGATAGTAGTCCAGATAGGGCTTAATCACGTCAGTGAGCTCGGGGTTAATCTTGTCCATTTCGTCAAATATGAACATGGAACGAGGAAAACTGGACACATTTCCACGGATCCACTGCTTTAGAGTCTGCATAGAAAGTACACATTCGCAGCAAAAGAGACATATTACGACAAGCAGCACGACAGCACAACCTGTTGAATCTTTTTGAATGGCAACATCTTTAAAAATATATCGTTTTACGACCAAAAGGACTTAGAATGTGGCTAAGTTATCACTGTTTTCACAAAAACTTGCCCGTTAGAgagttatttttaaacaatacaactgttgtaatgactatTTAAAAGTGCGAAATGGAATAAAATGACCTACTTTGTAAATTTGGGGTTGCCCCTTGTGGGGGAACTGATGCTCAGAAATGAACAAACGCACGTGCTTGCtggtttcttctttttaataaaTACTTCTGGCAATTATGTTGGAAACGTGGTTTTTCCCCACTCCCGTGCCACCTTTTTTTGATTCCCTGAAAATTGTTTCTGTGCAAGGGAGTTGTTGATAAATAAGTCAGAGCTGCGCTCACGTTTATACCCAAAAGGTTTCAGTGAAATTTCCCCATAATCCCAAGGTTCCAGTGTACCCTCATTTCCGAGAGGATGATTTGTAAAACAAATTAAGAAACTAAAGTTCAGACCGAACAACACAGTAATTGCTGCGAGAAGAACGCCTACAAAATATGTCTCCTCTGTCATTTTGGGAAACCAACGGAACAGAAACGTACTCGCTGCTCTGCTTAAATTCAGTTTCGCTTTCTTGAAGTGACCTTCTAATGgcacttttattttaaaattgcaAACCGGATGGAGTTGTTCGATGTTCCCTGGCGACAGTTATCTGCTTGTTTCAGGGTTGACTGGGTAATTACCACCAGCTTCATTCAAAGTGGCTTTAGTATAACTAAATAACGGAGtttagtgttcagtgtttgtacCTTGATAAAACCGAGAAACTGCTTTGGAATAGTCAGCTGGACAAAGTaagtttccatttttttattctttgaatGAAGGAATAATGTAGCTAGTAGCCAGTTTGTATGGCTGGCTGCGTTAATATCAGCGAGCGATGTTAGCCAAGAACTGCAAAGCAACCGCTGTTAGCTGGTTAGCGCTGCACAATGACCCGTCCGTAGGTCCGACCCTGTTAGCCAAACAGTGTGTAACGTTTTTactaaaggaaaatgaaaaaatgatttttaaactGACACTTAAGGAAGGAACAACAAATTGCAAGTTGATGCCGTTGAACCGCGCTGCGCCATGAGCGGGTCCACCTGAATTGTGAGAGACAAATGACATGGCCAGCTCATTTTTATGGGACAGTAGCATCCAAAGCCAAGTGATGGACTCTAACTCTAAGTCGTTAAATGcagtttaatgtttttctcttgctGACGGGGTTAGTTGAATTATTTATAACCGCCTTCTTTAGCAATAGCCATTGTAATCGGCCGTGATGCTCGCGCCTTTGCTTGTCACTCAGTCATCAAAACCGTTAGCTAGCCCTGCGCACTCCCCGCGTTAGCTCATCTTTCAACCCGGCCAAGGCATCATTTTTTCAAAGATGTTGTCTGGGACAGTCATTCCAAGATTTTTCAGTTACATATGTCTTTCGTTGGTTAGACtttacgtgtttatttatttttagccattttattacaaaacatttgaaaagtcATTTCTTATTCGTTGCTAATATCCAGTTAATTTGCATGACAAGCGCACGCAGATGGTCCGATCAATATCGATGGCAAATTGCTCTTCACAAATAACACAAATGGGACGTGACTTTTAGCTGATTCGTTGAATTTAATACAATTATAGGACCCTGAATAgcttcataataaaaaaaaacaacaactacagagTATGTAGCGTAACTCTTTGACCGactggattgtgtgtgtgtgcgtgtatgtgtttgttatttGCCTAGATGAAGCTGAGGTGGGGATGGGCATGTCTCTTATTGCTGTCCGTCGTCATGGTTACTTGggcggaggaagaggagttggaggatgaagaggacgCTCTCGTGGAGGATGCTATAGTTGattcagaggaagagagcacGGGTGAAGCAGATGCAAATGTGTCCTTCCAGGTCAGTAGAATTGGACTTACAAAAGAGTAAAGTCCACTCATCTTAGAAGGGACACCCATAGTTTGACACCATCTCGGTCCAAAGACACGTATCTAGAAAACAGGAAAACCGTACGCCAGGAATGACAGGTCTACAAACAACTGTCTAAAAGAGTTTGCACAGAATCAACTGGAAAGAAAACAGCCTAGTATTTTTTGCACTGTAACTAAATCTGAGTTGTCTTTCGTTTAGGTAACGTACAAGACTCCAGTGCCTACAGGAGATGTCTTTTTCGCCGAAACGTTTGATGAAGGATCATTGAGCAGGTAGAATGATGCCtgatctggggtttttttttttgtttctttttttagaagAATTCGTGCAGCAGCCAGCGAATACCACATCATTTTGCATGACAACTGAGTTAGCAGTCGCACTGCTGTTGCTCGCTCATTAATTATTAATACTGTACCGGAATGACTCTCATTTGCggagtttccttttttttttttttttttaattttatttgtttatttattatctttttctCAACAGATGGCAGTTGTCCAAAACGACGAAGGAGGATGCAGACGACGATATCGCCAAGTATGACGGTCAGTGTGCGTCCCGTGACCAAGGCCTTTAGAACAGGCGTGTGTGGCACATGCCGTGTAGCGTGTCCGCGGGTCATAAATCtgtctttgcccccccccccccccccccccaggtaaATGGGAGGTGGAGGCCCTGAAGGAGAACAAGGTACCCGGAGACCTCGGCCTGGTGCTCAAGTCCCGGGCCAAACACCACGCCGTCGCTGCCCTGCTGGACAAGCCCTTTGTCTTCAAAGACCAACCGCTTATCGTCCAGTGAGTGCCCCCACCCGTCGGGGGATTGTTGTTACCGTGACAACTGTGAATAGCGGTCTTAGTGCCTTCGGTTTGGCTGTCACTCACTGGCGTGTCCCTCTCGTTTTAGGTACGAGGTCAATTTTCAAGACGGCATAGACTGCGGAGGAGCTTACATTAAGCTGCTGACGGATGCGCCTGATTTGGACCTGGTACGCACCTTTTCGTGGTTCAGTAtggtctccccccccccaccccccttttgtTTATAAACGAAACTGGGACACCTGTGACGGAACAAGAACCGGCGAGGGCGCATATATGCGTCTAGGcatattttgaaaatgatttattcaAAATATGCTTCAAAGGTTTAAAACAAGACGCTGCAGACTGTGAGTCCAAGCTGACCATACCAATCTTATCGACAGATCTCAGCGTTGTTCATAACCTTGTCGCGTATCCAGGAAATTGTCTTCACGAGGCTGCGGTTCGCCGCAAAAGGACGCCGAAATCGCGTTTTAGGCCCTAACATGTTTGCTGTTGGCTTTCAGGACAAGTTTCACGACCGCACGCCCTACACTATCATGTTTGGACCAGACAAATGTGGGGAGGATTACAAACTGCATTTCATCTTCCAACACAAGAACCCTCTGAACGGAGACCTGGAGGAGAAGCACGCCAAGCGGCCTGACGTTGACCTAAAGAAGATCTACTCGGATAAGAAGACACACCTGTATACGCTGGGTGGGTACAGCTGAACACAGTGGGCGTGGCTGAAACCACACCCGCACGCCCCGAACGGGTGTGGCTGAGACCACGCCCGCGTAGCCATTGAGTTGTAGATAACTGAAAGAAAATCTGGAACGCACACCATCGCTGTATACTAACGTCTACCGTACTAGAAAAATGTTCTTTACCAGTTAAGCGCTAACCCAAGAAAATAAAACGAAAGGAGTTTCAATggaagaaatgtttgtgttgtggttaAAAGGtcatataaagtaatgaaatggAAGCAACGTGTAAGTTTAAAACGTGTAAGTTTAAATCCTCGCCGCTGAGGTCCCGGCTTATTTGCccttaatgaatttatttatcgCACATAATAATACGTGAGGAAACCTGCCAGATTTGTAACGTAGATATTAATCAAATGTAATAGAGtcatttctgctctttctctctctctgtccctctctctctctctttgtctctctcagtgttgaACCCAGACAACACATATGAGATTTTTATCGACCAGTCCAGTGTGAGCCGGGGAAGCCTGCTGGCTGACGTGATCCCACCCGTTAACCCCCCGAAGGAGATCGACGATCCCAAAGACTCCAAACCGGAAGACTGGGACGAGAGAGCCAAGATTCCCGACCCAGACGCAGTCAAACCGGAGGACTGGTGAGGACGAGCTCCACCACATTAAAACTGATTTGTTTAAATGTGACTGAAATTTTTGTGCCATTTCATAGGAATTTGTGCTTTTAAGAAACGATGCTGCTGATGACGAATAATCACTGTCTTTGTTACGTAGAGAACCTGTTTCCTCTCATCTCTGGAAAATGTCTAACAGTTATACAgatattttcagaaatattatactagtctctctctctctcgctctctctctctctctctctctctctctttctctgtagggATGAAGAGGCTCCAGCCCAGGTGCCAGACCCTAATGCTGTGAAACCAGAAGGCTGGCTAGATGAAGAACCTGAGTTTGTGCCTGACCCCACGGCGGAGAAGCCAGACGACTGGTAATGCTACATCTTGGCTTTGGTCGCATCTGTTGATAAAGTCTTGCTGcgttgctctctctgtctatcccttcaactctctctctctctctctctctctctttctctctttctctctttcccttctgcATCTatgctctgtccctctctctcagttcttttctctatctctgcttATCTTTTCGTGTCTTGCTCCAGTTCCCTGTgtaatgtttcagtgtgtgtgtgtgtgtgtgtgtgtgtgtgtgtgtgtgtgtgacagggatgTGGAGATGGACGGGGAATGGGAGGCACCTCAGGTCCCTAACCCTGCCTGTAAGTTGGCTCCCGGTTGTGGTGAATGGAAACCTCCCATGATGAATAACCCAAAATACAGGGGCAAATGGAAGGCCCCGCTCATAGACAACCCCAACTACCAGGTACGACCTTCACCTGACCTTTGCCCCTTCCTTTTTACCCACTGTTCATACTGGTTGCACCATTTCCCCTTTCActctcctgtgttttctctaCATTTATTCATCTGTGTAGGTCTCATCTTAGTCTCTTCAGTCAGGTTTTATTACTGTCATGGCCTTTTGAGAACTTTCATGGAGAGGACATGGGCTGCTGATTTGACAcccatgaatgtgtgtgtgtgtgtgtttcacacaggGTGTGTGGAGTCCCCGTAAGATCCCAAACCCTGACTACTTTGAGGATCTTCATCCATTTAAGATGTCTCCGTTCAGGGCACTGGGGCTAGAGTTGTGGTCCATGACCTCTGACATCTATTTCGACAACTTCATCATCACGGCAGAGAAAGAGGTGGCTGACCGCTGGGCCTCCGACAGCTGGGGCCTGAAGAAACTGGTGGCCAGCGCCAACGAGGTGCGTACACGCCCACCATGAGACCAGGTGGTCAGAGACCTCCGCTTAACTGGCTCCAGTCAGGATTAAATAGGCTTTCcgaaatatacacacacacatgcgcgcgcgcacacacacacacagattcgtGTTCAAGTCATACATACTCATACTCGTactcaacacacagatacacacgcacacacacacacacacacacacacacacacacacacacacacacacacacacacacacttactcaacacacagacataatggTGCTCAACACAATACATGCAGAAAAAGCTCCAGAACTTAGGCCTAAGGAAACTAGTCCAGTAgcagtgaaatgtgtgtatgtatttgccTGTGTTGTGGTCCCATTAAAGTAactaacacataaacacataataaaacatacacattaaaagcagaggggtagaaacacacagacatatagatGTGCATTCGTTTACGCTAGTTTTTATTTAACGCCTTCTTCACAGCATAtgactgtgtttcttttcaagTGCTATGAAAATTGTACTaattcctcctctctttccatccctctctctctttctctctctctctctctctctctctctctcagcctggtGTGTTGAGTCAGCTGGCGTTGGCGGCAGAGGACAGGCCGTGGTTATGGGTGGTCTACATACTGACCGTGGGGCTTCCTGTCGGCCTGGCCATCCTCTTCTGCTGGCCAAAAGTGAGTCCCGCCGCTGTTTCTTGCCTCaccgagagagaaaaaaaaaaacatgccttaGAGTCTATCGCTCTCCGGATCTTTCCGTGATCTTCTCGTGCCGCTAGAGCGGAACATGGTGTCTTCACGTCCGCTCGGCGGGCCGGTTACGGTGGCTCCGCCTTAAATGTATTGAATCGTTGCATAGactccatctctgtgtgtgtgtgtgtgttattgcagAAATCAGAGGACGACTACGTCTACAAGAAGATAGATACGGCGAAGGCGGACGAGCCCGAAccggaggaagaggaggaggaggaggaagaggaggaggaggaggaggaggaggaaaagggagaaCAAAAGACTGAAGCTAAAACAGAGGACGTCCCAGAAGCTGCGGgtgagttttgtttta
This window harbors:
- the clgn gene encoding calmegin isoform X1 produces the protein MKLRWGWACLLLLSVVMVTWAEEEELEDEEDALVEDAIVDSEEESTGEADANVSFQVTYKTPVPTGDVFFAETFDEGSLSRWQLSKTTKEDADDDIAKYDGKWEVEALKENKVPGDLGLVLKSRAKHHAVAALLDKPFVFKDQPLIVQYEVNFQDGIDCGGAYIKLLTDAPDLDLDKFHDRTPYTIMFGPDKCGEDYKLHFIFQHKNPLNGDLEEKHAKRPDVDLKKIYSDKKTHLYTLVLNPDNTYEIFIDQSSVSRGSLLADVIPPVNPPKEIDDPKDSKPEDWDERAKIPDPDAVKPEDWDEEAPAQVPDPNAVKPEGWLDEEPEFVPDPTAEKPDDWDVEMDGEWEAPQVPNPACKLAPGCGEWKPPMMNNPKYRGKWKAPLIDNPNYQGVWSPRKIPNPDYFEDLHPFKMSPFRALGLELWSMTSDIYFDNFIITAEKEVADRWASDSWGLKKLVASANEPGVLSQLALAAEDRPWLWVVYILTVGLPVGLAILFCWPKKSEDDYVYKKIDTAKADEPEPEEEEEEEEEEEEEEEEEKGEQKTEAKTEDVPEAAGDEAGEGMVADTDAAGGDSQDGDEEEEDASKSNDTASDDEMKEADEGAQSTGDGHKQAVRKRRVRKD
- the clgn gene encoding calmegin isoform X2, which produces MKLRWGWACLLLLSVVMVTWAEEEELEDEEDALVEDAIVDSEEESTGEADANVSFQVTYKTPVPTGDVFFAETFDEGSLSRWQLSKTTKEDADDDIAKYDGKWEVEALKENKVPGDLGLVLKSRAKHHAVAALLDKPFVFKDQPLIVQYEVNFQDGIDCGGAYIKLLTDAPDLDLDKFHDRTPYTIMFGPDKCGEDYKLHFIFQHKNPLNGDLEEKHAKRPDVDLKKIYSDKKTHLYTLVLNPDNTYEIFIDQSSVSRGSLLADVIPPVNPPKEIDDPKDSKPEDWDERAKIPDPDAVKPEDWDEEAPAQVPDPNAVKPEGWLDEEPEFVPDPTAEKPDDWDVEMDGEWEAPQVPNPACKLAPGCGEWKPPMMNNPKYRGKWKAPLIDNPNYQGVWSPRKIPNPDYFEDLHPFKMSPFRALGLELWSMTSDIYFDNFIITAEKEVADRWASDSWGLKKLVASANEPGVLSQLALAAEDRPWLWVVYILTVGLPVGLAILFCWPKKSEDDYVYKKIDTAKADEPEPEEEEEEEEEEEEEEEEEKGEQKTEAKTEDVPEAAGEFWEGMVADTDAAGGDSQDGDEEEEDASKSNDTASDDEMKEADEGAQSTGDGHKQAVRKRRVRKD